CGTCTAAATTGAGGTCGCCTCTTTTCCACGACTCCACATCGGCGGTCGCTTGGTGCCAATTCCAGCCTTGGACGAACGCCGCCACATCGTCGGTGGCGGCACTACCGGTGCCGTTGCCCGAAACGACGCCATCCAAATTCACGTCACCCATTACCGAATAATTGGTATGGGCGTTCATGATGTCGAAGATCTCATTGCGGTAATACGTTAGGTCGGCAAATGACGTGTACGTGGTGAAGGCCACCGCAAGCGCCGGCTGGTTTTGATAGGTATAGACCGTATTGACGACGCCGATGAGTTCCCATTGACTGCCGTTCTTGCGGAACACGGCACTGCCCGAATCGCGGTCGGCCGCTTGGGCCTCATATTGAATGCCACTTTGATCGAACTGCGTGAACATGCTGACGACATCGCGATTGAGGCCGCTCAGGTTAACCGTACCGCGCAAGTCGTTGTCGTTGGTGCTGAACAACGAATCCTCGTCCGCGAGTTGGTTCTTGCCCCAGCGTTTCGTTACGTCGTTTCCGGCCCAGTAACCTTGGTACGCACCACCACTGGGAACTTCAACCCAGTTCGCATCCCAATTGGTGAGGTTCGGCTGCCGCGTCCGTCCCTGTCCAATAATGGTAACTTCGGCCGCCAATTGATTTGGCGGATGAATAATTGATTCCGTGAGGGATTGCGAGGCGATTGTCAGCGACGGTAGGCCTGGATCGCCATTCAAGCGGATCAGCTGCAAATCGGTTACGGCACTCAGCCCTGATCCGGCCGGGTTAGGCACTTCGTAGACTTGACCGGGGATCGCGGAAAAGGTTCCGGTGGAGAATGTCACCGGCCCGGTCCCTACATGGTAAGCCGATAAAGCCCAGCCATTGCCCAAATACGTGTAGTTGGGCGTGCTGGCGCCGACGGTGACATTGTCCCAGCCGGGATTATCCGCCGGTGGCTGCGGTGGCTGCGTC
The genomic region above belongs to Pirellulales bacterium and contains:
- a CDS encoding PEP-CTERM sorting domain-containing protein (PEP-CTERM proteins occur, often in large numbers, in the proteomes of bacteria that also encode an exosortase, a predicted intramembrane cysteine proteinase. The presence of a PEP-CTERM domain at a protein's C-terminus predicts cleavage within the sorting domain, followed by covalent anchoring to some some component of the (usually Gram-negative) cell surface. Many PEP-CTERM proteins exhibit an unusual sequence composition that includes large numbers of potential glycosylation sites. Expression of one such protein has been shown restore the ability of a bacterium to form floc, a type of biofilm.), encoding MLPLRASSRRAHARNPADGFENSPSPTSARRGRQRNLLVCAYAWIAWSASPALALIVTATTLDTTQPPQPPADNPGWDNVTVGASTPNYTYLGNGWALSAYHVGTGPVTFSTGTFSAIPGQVYEVPNPAGSGLSAVTDLQLIRLNGDPGLPSLTIASQSLTESIIHPPNQLAAEVTIIGQGRTRQPNLTNWDANWVEVPSGGAYQGYWAGNDVTKRWGKNQLADEDSLFSTNDNDLRGTVNLSGLNRDVVSMFTQFDQSGIQYEAQAADRDSGSAVFRKNGSQWELIGVVNTVYTYQNQPALAVAFTTYTSFADLTYYRNEIFDIMNAHTNYSVMGDVNLDGVVSGNGTGSAATDDVAAFVQGWNWHQATADVESWKRGDLNLDGTTNVADFFLMRGALTSAGLSVGVSTLSTLFNPSVVPEPTAVALLFAAAGFALTARRRP